Part of the Capsicum annuum cultivar UCD-10X-F1 chromosome 12, UCD10Xv1.1, whole genome shotgun sequence genome is shown below.
CCCTCCCAGTTTCTTCCCCAATCACTAAAGTCTCCAACTTTGGTGATTCCGGTCTCATTTTCCCAAAATCTGTTTCAGCGATCAAAGCCAATCGAAACATCCTTAGCAATCCTTTTCAAGCCTCATGCCTAAAAACGTCCTTGGAATCCGTCGTTGCACCTGATATTCAATCTTTCCCTGCAGCGACCCGAGTGAAAATCCTTTCTGAAGCACTACCGTTTATTCAGAAATTCCGAGGCAAGACCATTGTAGTGAAATATGGAGGAGCTGCAATGAAATCTGAGGCACTTCAGGCCTCTGTTATTGCTGATCTTGTCCTCCTTTCCTGTGTTGGTATGCGCATTGTCTTTGTCCATGGGGGTGGTCCTGAAATCAACCAATGGCTTGGTAAATTGGGAATCAAACCCAACTTTTTGAATGGTCTTCGTGTTACCGATGCCTCAACCATGGAGATTGTATCGATGGTTTTGGTGGGTAAAGTCAACAAACATTTGGTTTCCTTGATTAACAAGGCTGGGGCAACTGCAGTGGGATTATCAGGAATTGACGGACATCTTTTAACTGCACGTCCTTCCCCCAACTCCGAACTTGGTTTTGTTGGGGACATTGCTAGTGTGGACCCTAGTGTACTGCGTCCACTCATTGACAATTACCATATCCCGGTGATTGCCTCTGTTGCAGCTGATAAGAGTGGTCAATCCTACAATATTAATGCAGACACGGCAGCAGGTGAGTTGGCAGCAGCTCTTGGAGCTGAAAAGCTGATCTTGTTGACAGATGTGGCTGGAATTCTGGAGGACCGCAATGATCCTGGGAGTTTGGTGAAGCAGATTGACATAAAAGGCGTAAAGAAGATGACAGATGATGGCAAGGTTGCTGGTGGGATGATCCCCAAGGTGAGTTGTTGTGTCAGGTCGTTGGCTCAAGGGGTGAGGACTGCAAGTATTATTGATGGAAGGCTGGAGCATTCCGTACTTCTTGAGATTCTCACTGATGAAGGGGCTGGAACAATGATCACTGGCTAGATAACATTATCGCTAGTTGAGCaactattttatgaattttcaaaTGATTTAGCAAGATAGGCTTCTCTAAGCCCTATCAATATGTTATCAATCTGCTACAAAAATTTGGTAGACTGATGCAAGCTTGGTCCATCCTAATGGTTTTCATTGTATGAATAAAGATCGAGTGGATATCCATCCTAATGGTTTTCCTTGTATGAATAAAGATCGAGTGGATATTACTAGCATGTTGACTTTGTGAAAGTTAGTTACTGGTGTGGAGATAGCTTATCCAGAAGAAAAACGAAACTAGAGAAATAATATGAGTAAAGCCATAACATTCATCAAGATAAATGTGACTGTTAAACTGATGTTTGAATCAATATATTCCTCAGACATTATTTTCTTCAAGATTCGTTTCAGAGATCATATACTTTTGAACTTAGGGAAGTCATTCTATGTGCAGCATGTAATGTACATTCACTGTGCAGCATGAAATGTACTCATTGCAACTCTTTATCGACCTGACGCAAATTCATATAAT
Proteins encoded:
- the LOC107851063 gene encoding acetylglutamate kinase → MLAAKTLPVSSPITKVSNFGDSGLIFPKSVSAIKANRNILSNPFQASCLKTSLESVVAPDIQSFPAATRVKILSEALPFIQKFRGKTIVVKYGGAAMKSEALQASVIADLVLLSCVGMRIVFVHGGGPEINQWLGKLGIKPNFLNGLRVTDASTMEIVSMVLVGKVNKHLVSLINKAGATAVGLSGIDGHLLTARPSPNSELGFVGDIASVDPSVLRPLIDNYHIPVIASVAADKSGQSYNINADTAAGELAAALGAEKLILLTDVAGILEDRNDPGSLVKQIDIKGVKKMTDDGKVAGGMIPKVSCCVRSLAQGVRTASIIDGRLEHSVLLEILTDEGAGTMITG